In Humulus lupulus chromosome 7, drHumLupu1.1, whole genome shotgun sequence, the following are encoded in one genomic region:
- the LOC133790654 gene encoding inositol phosphorylceramide glucuronosyltransferase 1 has product MRLGQAWFVLVILFLVWIPSNAVSGSLHPTTDEAYVTLLYGDEFLLGVRVLGKSIKDTRSKKDMVVLVSDGVSDYAMTLLKADGWIVKKISLLENPNQVRPTRFWGVYTKLKIFNMTEYKKVVYLDADTIVVKSIEDLFKCVKFCANLKHSERLNSGVMVVEPSQKVFDDMMSKVNTLQSYTGGDQGFLNSYYSDFPNAHVFDPNLTQEELKSRPIPKMERLSTLYNADVGLYMLANKWMVNESELRVIHYTLGPLKPWDWWTSWLLKPVDVWQNVREQLAETLPGTGGGSNPNDSFLVKVLFMLPFFALVFCYYRSFLKTREHLNSLYNHIRQLYYKIRSFGTISYSNVSTSSTTNPNYQAKIPVYLGGISVVVCFMAALVALALALAIVPRQVMPWTGLLLMYEWTFAIFFLSFGGYLHLIHRWGSTTALQAGSLSSHSDSLDDDFGKGHHRLTSSCDFANWYYGLVMAFLAIIAPSLPCFLGITALFARLALMVAGGLVLASFMTYASEHLAIRAFFRGLEDRDAARSSRTSSFC; this is encoded by the exons ATGAGATTGGGGCAGGCATGGTTCGTGCTAGTAATACTTTTTCTGGTTTGGATTCCATCGAACGCGGTCTCTGGATCGTTGCATCCGACCACCGATGAGGCTTACGTCACACTCCTGTATGGTGATGAGTTTTTGTTGGGGGTCCGAGTCCTTGGGAAATCGATTAAGGATACTAGATCAAAGAAGGATATGGTGGTTCTAGTCTCTGATGGGGTTTCCGATTACGCCATGACCCTTCTCAAG GCTGATGGGTGGATAGTGAAGAAGATTAGTTTGTTGGAAAATCCAAATCAAGTAAGGCCAACGAGATTTTGGGGTGTCTACACAAAGTTAAAAATATTTAACATGACTGAATACAAGAAAG TTGTATATCTTGACGCGGATACTATTGTGGTAAAAAGCATTGAGGACCTTTTCAAATGTGTGAAATTCTGTGCGAACTTGAAGCATTCTGAGAGATTGAACTCTGGTGTAATGGTAGTAGAACCATCACAAAAAGTTTTCGATGATATGATGAGCAAAGTGAACACTTTACAATCTTATACTGGAG GAGATCAAGGGTTTTTGAATTCATATTACTCTGACTTTCCCAATGCTCATGTCTTCGATCCAAATTTGACACAAGAGGAATTGAAGTCTAGACCGATACCTAAAATGGAGCGGCTTTCAACTCTATATAATGCAGATGTGGGTCTTTACATGCTTGCGAACAAG TGGATGGTAAATGAAAGTGAACTTCGTGTTATTCACTACACTCTTGGTCCTCTTAAACCTTGGGACTGGTGGACATCTTGGCTTTTGAAACCTGTTGATGTTTGGCAG AATGTTAGGGAGCAACTTGCAGAAACACTTCCTGGAACTGGAGGAGGCAGTAATCCAAATGATAGTTTTCTCGTCAAAGTGTTGTTTATGCTACCATTTTTTGCTCTTGTCTTTTGTTACTATCGATCATTTCTTAAG aCACGTGAGCATTTAAACTCATTATATAACCATATCAGGCAACTTTACTATAAGATCAGATCTTTTGGAACAATTTCTTATTCTAATGTTTCCACATCATCAACTACTAATCCAAATTACCAG GCTAAGATACCTGTTTATTTAGGTGGGATTTCTGTGGTCGTCTGTTTTATGGCCGCTCTAGTGGCCCTTGCACTTGCACTTGCAATCGTGCCACGACAAGTTATGCCATGGACTGGTCTGCTTTTGATGTATGAATGGACATTCGCAATCTTCTTTTTATCATTCGGAGGTTATCTCCATTTAATACACAGATGGGGATCGACAACAGCATTGCAAGCAGGATCCCTTTCCTCCCATTCTGATTCCCTCGATGACGATTTTGGAAAAG GTCATCATCGTCTCACATCATCATGTGATTTTGCTAATTGGTATTATGGGCTTGTAATGGCCTTTTTGGCCATCATTGCCCCATCTTTGCCATGCTTTCTAGGAATTACTGCTCTATTTGCAAG GTTAGCATTAATGGTAGCTGGGGGTTTAGTGTTAGCATCTTTCATGACATATGCCTCTGAACACCTTGCAATTAGGGCATTTTTTAGAGGTCTTGAAGATCGTGATGCTGCAAGAAGTAGTAGGACCTCTTCTTTTTGTTGA